A portion of the Temnothorax longispinosus isolate EJ_2023e unplaced genomic scaffold, Tlon_JGU_v1 HiC_scaffold_29, whole genome shotgun sequence genome contains these proteins:
- the LOC139824197 gene encoding serine protease gd-like isoform X1 produces MIKIFILSVLLPHLVYTIVRSTTETIQNRNTNNNDECGITGYYPDSTNNRIPNGEYALPGQWPWVVALSVNNEFECTGSILTNRHILTAATCFNLYVKNRFIIKVALGQFKLRGGRVVGTVNRKVASYKFHPDNDGYSGDSALAILVLRTPVKFSPFIRPICLWSDSTDLENVVDRTGYVVGWALKKYLFSQILVSEPRMLRLPIVSQVSTFERTGFSLSLINQYTN; encoded by the exons AtgattaagatttttattttgagcGTGTTGCTGCCGCACCTAGTTTATACCATAGTACGTAGTACAACTGAGACAATCCAAAATCGCAATACCAATAACAACGACGAATGCGGTATCACTGGCTACTACCCCGATAGTACAAATAATCGGATTCCCAACGGTGAATATGCATTACCAGGCCAGTGGCCGTGGGTAGTTGCACTCAGCGTAAATAATGAATTTGAGTGTACTGGTTCCATTTTGACAAACAGACATATTCTAACAG cgGCGACATGTTTCAATTTATACGTTAAAAACCGGTTTATCATAAAGGTGGCTTTGGGACAATTTAAACTCCGCGGTGGAAGGGTAGTGGGGACCGTGAATCGGAAGGTTGCGAGCTACAAGTTTCATCCCGATAATGACGGGTATAGCGGTGACTCCGCTCTGGCGATTTTGGTTCTCAGGACGCCAGTCAAGTTCAGTCCTTTCATCAGGCCCATTTGTTTGTGGTCCGATTCAACCGATCTTGAAAATGTCGTCGATAGAACAGGATATGTCGTGGGATGGGCCTTAAAAAAGTACTTATTTAGTCAAATACTAGTCTCCGAACCACGGATGCTGAGGCTACCGATAGTGAGTCAGGTAAGCACCTTCGAGAGAACCGGATTTTCGCTTTCATTGATCAATCAATATACTAATTAA
- the LOC139824197 gene encoding serine protease gd-like isoform X3 has protein sequence MIKISILIVLLPHLVYTIYYYTDSTNSLIPNGEYALPGQWPWVAVLLVGEYRFLCGGSILTNRHILTAATCFNLYVKNRFIIKVALGQFKLRGGRVVGTVNRKVASYKFHPDNDGYSGDSALAILVLRTPVKFSPFIRPICLWSDSTDLENVVDRTGYVVGWALKKYLFSQILVSEPRMLRLPIVSQVSTFERTGFSLSLINQYTN, from the exons ATGATTAAGATTTCTATTTTGATCGTGTTGCTGCCGCATCTAGTTTATACCATATA CTACTATACCGATAGCACAAATAGTCTGATTCCCAACGGTGAATACGCATTACCAGGCCAATGGCCGTGGGTGGCTGTACTCTTAGTTGGTGAATATAGATTCCTGTGTGGTGGTTCTATTTTGACAAACAGACATATTCTAACAG cgGCGACATGTTTCAATTTATACGTTAAAAACCGGTTTATCATAAAGGTGGCTTTGGGACAATTTAAACTCCGCGGTGGAAGGGTAGTGGGGACCGTGAATCGGAAGGTTGCGAGCTACAAGTTTCATCCCGATAATGACGGGTATAGCGGTGACTCCGCTCTGGCGATTTTGGTTCTCAGGACGCCAGTCAAGTTCAGTCCTTTCATCAGGCCCATTTGTTTGTGGTCCGATTCAACCGATCTTGAAAATGTCGTCGATAGAACAGGATATGTCGTGGGATGGGCCTTAAAAAAGTACTTATTTAGTCAAATACTAGTCTCCGAACCACGGATGCTGAGGCTACCGATAGTGAGTCAGGTAAGCACCTTCGAGAGAACCGGATTTTCGCTTTCATTGATCAATCAATATACTAATTAA
- the LOC139824197 gene encoding serine protease gd-like isoform X2, whose product MEYGPWDNPRTQYTNSNINNNNNNDECGITSYYTDSTNSLIPNGEYALPGQWPWVAVLLVGEYRFLCGGSILTNRHILTAATCFNLYVKNRFIIKVALGQFKLRGGRVVGTVNRKVASYKFHPDNDGYSGDSALAILVLRTPVKFSPFIRPICLWSDSTDLENVVDRTGYVVGWALKKYLFSQILVSEPRMLRLPIVSQVSTFERTGFSLSLINQYTN is encoded by the exons ATGGAATACGGGCCCTGGGATAACCCAAGAACGCAATATACTAAtagcaatattaataataataataataacgacgAATGCGGTATCACTAGCTACTATACCGATAGCACAAATAGTCTGATTCCCAACGGTGAATACGCATTACCAGGCCAATGGCCGTGGGTGGCTGTACTCTTAGTTGGTGAATATAGATTCCTGTGTGGTGGTTCTATTTTGACAAACAGACATATTCTAACAG cgGCGACATGTTTCAATTTATACGTTAAAAACCGGTTTATCATAAAGGTGGCTTTGGGACAATTTAAACTCCGCGGTGGAAGGGTAGTGGGGACCGTGAATCGGAAGGTTGCGAGCTACAAGTTTCATCCCGATAATGACGGGTATAGCGGTGACTCCGCTCTGGCGATTTTGGTTCTCAGGACGCCAGTCAAGTTCAGTCCTTTCATCAGGCCCATTTGTTTGTGGTCCGATTCAACCGATCTTGAAAATGTCGTCGATAGAACAGGATATGTCGTGGGATGGGCCTTAAAAAAGTACTTATTTAGTCAAATACTAGTCTCCGAACCACGGATGCTGAGGCTACCGATAGTGAGTCAGGTAAGCACCTTCGAGAGAACCGGATTTTCGCTTTCATTGATCAATCAATATACTAATTAA
- the LOC139824200 gene encoding kelch-like protein 5 — protein MSCVSISPKHAESSLQIMESYLHKQQLTDVTLIAGNKRVPAHRLVLSAGSEYFAAMFTNSMRESVQNEIELMNVDGDALWALVLYCYTGCIELQEDSVETLLATACLLQLNPVIKECCQFLVKQLHPSNCLGIRMFAYTQGCSELVEYAHAYTTKHFMEVTKNEEFLLLSANEVAKLLESEDLNVPSEETIFHALVTWLEHDPENRSKDASKLLGLVKLPLLSPAFIADNIESNKMFKDQRMAQELVMEALKYHLLPERRPLLQTGRTKPRKATVGTLLVLGGRDAIDGSTFIDAFSLRDNAWRYLAAMSSERLEFAAVVLDRKLIVAGGTDGLRTLNTVECFDFSTLTWSTLPPMNVYRQELGMAVLGGLLYAVGGHDANGGCLFNAVERWDPGTGHWSSICPMSEQRVGVGVAVLNDKLYAVGGRDIRFCLNTVECYDPHTNRWTQCAPMSKRRGCVGVGVVNGCLYALGGYDISASNPNVSRFDCKTVERYDPKTDTWTMVAPMSVPRSEVGVCVLGDRLMAVGGYACQQRLTLVEAYDPHLNEWEPVAPLKTGRAGPCVAVVKNLTQ, from the exons ATGTCATGTGTGTCCATCTCGCCGAAGCACGCGGAAAGTAGCCTCCAAATTATGGAGAGTTATCTGCACAAGCAACAGCTGACAGACGTCACGCTGATCGCGG GAAATAAGCGTGTCCCAGCTCATCGATTAGTACTCAGTGCTGGCTCAGAATATTTTGCTGCCATGTTCACAAATTCTATGCGAGAGTCGgtacaaaatgaaatagaattaatGAATGTTGATGGAGATGCTTTATGGGCTTTGGTTCTTTATTGTTATACAG GTTGCATAGAATTGCAGGAAGATAGCGTAGAGACTCTACTTGCAACAGCATGTTTGTTACAATTGAATCCAGTTATTAAAGAGTGCTGTCAGTTTCTCGTCAAACAACTTCACCCAAGCAACTGTCTGGGCATACGGATGTTCGCCTATACGCAGGGTTGTTCGGAATTGGTTGAATATGCACACGCATACACTACCAAACATTTCATGgaagttacaaaaaatgaagaaTTCTTACTGCTATCTGCCAATGAAGTTGCGAAGTTACTTGAGTCTGAGGATCTTAATGTTCCCTCGGAAGAAACTATCTTTCAT gcTCTAGTAACTTGGCTGGAACACGATCCAGAAAACAGGAGCAAAGATGCCAGTAAATTATTAGGTTTAGTCAAATTACCATTGCTATCACCCGCG TTTATAGCTGACAATATTGAGAGTAACAAAATGTTCAAAGACCAAAGAATGGCGCAGGAATTAGTAATGGAAGCATTGAAGTATCATTTGCTGCCTGAGCGAAGACCTTTGCTTCAAACAGGCAGAACGAAACCCAGAAAAGCCACTGTGGGTACGTTGTTAGTTCTCGGAGGGAGGGACGCCATAGAcg GTTCAACATTTATAGATGCATTTTCATTACGCGATAATGCCTGGAGATATTTAGCAGCCATGAGCAGTGAAAGATTAGAGTTTGCCGCAGTAGTACTCGATAGAAAATTGATTGTCGCGGGCGGTACAGACGGTTTAAGAACATTGAACACAGTAGAATGCTTCGATTTCTCCACTCTTACGTGGAGCACTCTACCACCTATGAATGTTTATCGACAAGAATTAG GAATGGCAGTCTTAGGTGGACTTTTGTATGCTGTTGGTGGTCACGACGCCAACGGTGGTTGTTTGTTTAATGCGGTAGAGAGATGGGATCCGGGAACAGGTCATTGGAGTTCAATATGCCCTATGTCCGAACAAAGAGTTGGAGTCGGTGTAGCTGTGTTAAATGATAA ATTGTATGCCGTAGGAGGAAGAGATATACGTTTCTGCTTAAATACAGTAGAATGTTACGATCCGCACACTAACAGATGGACACAGTGTGCACCTATGTCGAAGAGACGAGGCTGCGTAGGCGTAGGAGTAGTGAATGGTTGTCTTTATGCACTCGGTGGTTACGACATTTCAGCTAGCAATCCCAATGTTAGCAGATTCGACTGTAAGACTGTAGAAAG ATATGATCCTAAAACCGATACGTGGACTATGGTTGCGCCAATGAGTGTGCCCCGGAGTGAAGTTGGTGTGTGCGTATTAGGTGACCGACTTATGGCCGTGGGAGGATACGCCTGCCAACAACGTCTCACACTAGTGGAAGCCTACGATCCACATCTCAACGAATGGGAACCT gTTGCTCCTCTTAAGACTGGTCGTGCGGGACCCTGTGTTGctgttgtaaaaaatttaacccaATGA
- the LOC139824205 gene encoding uncharacterized protein: MYRRPKGKNFSRFLDALTSLIHNYKNIIISGDLNCDLLSSSYEPNHLRDIVSQLSLNIVESHSTYHTRSSDSWLDVFIVDSLDKVSSFRKSDAPFINGHDLIELTYLFAVQSPADRTLTRRSYKEFNEHRYVETLTSLLSSSFVVDFGLESLSEPDLDSILSTITKDFASSLDIHAPIRTFRVHRPSAPWLTEALVRGIRHRNRLYNIARRSGSVLDFHIYKQYRNSLTAEMRKAREHFNMTRLTAISNPSKLWRELTNLGLIESPLSSPLNYFSRDTLNAHYASISNCFPSCTQSQFSDIISSIEPDNPTFSFSQITADDYALLSPHLLSLLLQVTITFHCMLSHWPCHTLSYFPSLWKRAILRPLSKIKSPASPSDTRPIANLCELSKVFEKILHRQITDFIESHHILDSRQSGYRKCFSTQSALLRLFHDIKYGVDVGEVLILVLFDFSKAFDTVSHHLLLTKLRKLGFSDQALKLIFSYLTGRLQAVVDLEGVFSEWLSVTAGVPQGSVLGPLLFSLFINDIGAFLRFTEHLIFADDTQIYRRCLLSQLNAGLQFVAHDVNVVSEFAAANGLTLNLNKSKVLIFGSKGYIKQLNLNDLPLISVGGISIPYVTEARNLGVIMRSDLSWDSHVSHISKRVHFTLYKLKFHKNSLSRQLRVKLVTALIWPLLDYCSLVYNDVTDELDTRLQRLINCAIRFIFNLRRDEHITPFRHQLGWLSVKNRRLYFLGIEMYKISRGISPGYLSDIFIKPDSLIRRSSRLVVEHAFQIPTHRTETYHRSFHLAGIYLWNSLPSEIVSSSTIIEFKRKLHNHIFSLESGSVPASTLGQSSV, translated from the exons ATGTATCGCAGACCGAAgggtaaaaattttagtagGTTTCTCGATGCTCTAACTTCGCTTATTCATAATTACAAGAATATCATTATCTCGGGCGACCTAAACTGTGATCTCCTCTCCTCATCATATGAACCTAATCACCTCAGAGACATAGTCTCGCAATTGTCGCTCAACATTGTGGAGTCGCATTCGACTTATCATACTCGCTCTTCCGATTCATGGCTGGATGTCTTTATTGTCGATAGCTTGGACAAGGTCTCTTCGTTTCGAAAGTCGGATGCACCCTTTATCAATGGTCACGACCTTATAGAACTCACGTATCTATTCGCCGTCCAGTCTCCCGCGGATCGTACATTGACCCGTCGTAGCTACAAGGAGTTTAACGAACACAGATATGTGGAAACTCTCACCTCCTTGCTGTCTTCATCTTTCGTGGTAGACTTTGGCCTTGAGAGCCTCAGTGAGCCTGACTTGGACAGCATCCTGAGTACTATAACCAAAGATTTCGCTTCTAGTCTCGACATCCATGCGCCCATCCGTACTTTTCGTGTGCATCGTCCTTCGGCACCTTGGCTCACCGAGGCTCTCGTACGTGGTATTCGGCATCGCAACCGTCTATATAATATCGCCCGAAGATCAGGTTCTGTTCtcgattttcatatttataagcAGTACAGGAACAGTCTCACGGCAGAAATGAGGAAGGCTAGAGAGCACTTCAACATGACCAGATTAACCGCGATTTCCAATCCATCCAAGCTATGGCGCGAACTCACTAATCTTGGCCTAATCGAATCACCTTTATCCTCACCGCTGAATTACTTCTCACGCGATACTCTCAATGCTCACTACGCATCCATCTCAAACTGCTTTCCTTCCTGTACTCAATCTCAATTTTCTGACATCATTTCATCCATAGAGCCTGACAATCCTACTTTCAGTTTTTCCCAAATAACCGCTGATGATTATGCTCTCTTGTCTCCTCAtcttctgtctctcttgcttCAGGTTACGATCACCTTCCACTGCATGCTATCGCATTGGCCCTGCCACAC ACTTAGTTACTTCCCGTCGTTGTGGAAGCGTGCCATTCTACGCCCACtgtctaaaattaaatctccTGCCTCTCCTTCCGACACGAGGCCCATAGCCAACCTATGCGAGCTCTCCAAGGTGTTCGAAAAGATTCTACATCGCCAGATTACCGATTTCATTGAATCTCATCATATTCTAGACAGTCGACAATCCGGCTACCGCAAGTGTTTTTCTACTCAGTCTGCCCTTCTGCGATTATTCCACGACATCAAGTATGGCGTTGATGTAGGCGAAGTGTTGATCCTTGTCCTATTTGATTTCAGCAAAGCTTTCGACACTGTCTCCCATCATTTGCTTCTTACCAAACTTAGGAAACTAGGCTTTTCTGATCAAGCtttgaaactaattttttcGTACCTCACCGGTCGTCTTCAAGCAGTTGTGGATTTGGAGGGCGTCTTCTCAGAATGGCTATCTGTCACCGCTGGCGTCCCGCAGGGATCTGTCCTTGGACcgctccttttctctctcttcatcAATGATATCGGCGCGTTTCTAAGGTTCACAGAACATTTGATATTTGCCGATGATACGCAAATTTATCGCAGGTGCCTCTTAAGTCAATTAAATGCCGGGCTGCAATTTGTGGCGCATGATGTGAATGTTGTCTCTGAATTTGCGGCTGCAAATGGACTGACCCTCAATCTCAACAAATCCAAGGTATTAATATTTGGAAGCAAAGGTTATATCAAACAACTCAACCTCAATGACCTTCCTCTTATTTCCGTTGGTGGTATTTCGATTCCCTACGTAACCGAAGCGCGAAATCTGGGCGTCATTATGAGATCTGATCTATCTTGGGATAGCCATGTCTCCCATATCTCCAAAAGAGTCCACTTTACGCTATACAAGCTCAAGTTTCACAAAAACTCCTTATCTCGTCAACTTCGTGTGAAACTTGTGACCGCACTCATCTGGCCTTTGCTGGATTACTGTTCTCTTGTGTATAATGATGTCACCGACGAGCTTGACACTAGATTGCAAAGGCTTATAAACTGTGCGATTCGCTTCATATTCAATTTAAGACGCGACGAACATATCACGCCTTTTCGTCACCAACTGGGATGGTTGTCCGTAAAGAACAGACGACTCTATTTCTTGGGAATCGAGATGTATAAGATATCCCGCGGCATATCTCCAGGTTACCTTTCCGACATTTTCATCAAACCCGATTCCTTGATCAGACGTTCGTCACGCCTGGTAGTGGAGCACGCATTTCAAATTCCCACCCATAGGACGGAAACATATCATAGATCTTTCCATCTCGCGGGTATCTATTTGTGGAACTCGCTTCCTTCAGAGATTGTGTCCTCATCGACTATCATTGAATTCAAACGAAAGCTCCACAACCACATCTTTTCCCTTGAGTCTGGTTCTGTGCCTGCTTCCACTCTGGGGCAATCAAGCGTTTGA